The window TACACCGAATGGCCCTTATGAGTTCCACTATGATAATGGTCAATTAGAGTCAAAAAGCTGGGTGAAGAATGGTTGTTTAGATCGTTATCTTGAATACTTCTATGAAAATGGTAAAACGAAAATGTACACGCCAATTCAAAATTGTCAGGTCAATGGACTGGTGAAAATATATCATGAAGATGGGCGTAAAGATCTCGAAATGACCGCAAGCAATGGGAAATTAACGGGTCCATTTAAAGTTTATCATGATACCAAAAGCAACAAACTTCAGGCTTCTGGTGTATTTAAAAATGGTGAACCTCAAGGTACTATTTCAGAATTTGATGAGAATGGCCAGTTAATCCAAAAATTTAATGTCATCAATGGCAAGATAGTGACTGCACAATAAACGTAAAAATCCCCCAACCAATATAATTGGGGGATCCTTTACTGAGAAGATAAAACTAAAATGCCCTTTACCTGATGACGTTAAGGTTTGCAGTTACCTGCTAATTCATATCCCGCAGCTTGTGCCGCAGATTCATCAACAAACATTACCGCATTTTTATCTGCCGTGGTTTTAAAACCAGAACAATGTGACAAATGGTATTTATGCGAATTACGATTTCCTTTTACCTGCGTCGTGGCTTTAGGCGTTTCCGCTTTTAATGCCTTTGTCATTGGTTGTGATGACGCCTTTTCGGGTGTCTTTATCCCTTGCCCGCTATTTTTATGCCCTAATTCCCATTTCATTTCTCCTGTCACGAATGGATTATGGTGTCCCATCACTGCGGCAATACGTTGGTCACGTTGTTTTTCCCATTGGCTCGGTGGATATTGTTTATCCCAAGCCATCAATAATTGCTGCTGCTGACGAGACATGGAAAGATTATAGCGATCGTGCATATAAAAATAGACACGTGCAACTTGCCCTTTGACTTCATTACGAGGTTCAAAAACGCGCTGTTGAAAATCCACCCGACTACGACACTGTCCATAAACATACGCGGCATTTGCGGGTAGCTGAGCATAACTATAATTACTACGGTCACCATTAACTTCACCTATTGATGGTGCTAAGTTATGCATATCCGCTTCCATTTTGCGAAAAATAGCATCTGTTGACACACAATTTTTACGCCCACCATTTTGCCAACATTGTCTTTGATGACCAAAAACCCATGCTGGAACAATATGCTCCCATTCGATACGTTGCGCTCGATTTTGTTGTTTGCGCACTTGATAACCACATGAGGCTAAATCGACTACCCCCCCACTTTTTCCTGCCCAGTTCCATTCACATCCACAATATAGCGTTCCCTCTCCTTGATGGTTTTGATCCATATACACTTTGGTTTTACTTAAGACTTTTGCTTCATCAAATGTAGCTGGAGCTGCGATAAGTGGGAATGTAAATAACAATAATAAAAATGATAGCACCCATTTTGGGCACCAAAAAACATCTGTTCTACTCAAAATAACACCACTGATGGTTTAAGATTAAACGATTAACATAGATGCTTTACTGCATCCCGTAATATACTGCATATTTTCTGAACGCAGCTTCAGTTAGCTAAATATAAGCTTTTTTGTCGTGAATGAATATTAGAGGCACACTATTTTACAATTAAAAAATACTCCCAATAGGGCATCATATACTGATATTAAAGCAATTTGATAATCGCAATTATCTTAATCGTCGGTAGTGTCTGTCTATTAATTAATCGAATATTTAATAATAAAAGCTAATTAAATAGCTTTAACATCTATTTTATCAATTGCAATATTTTTATAAAAACGAAGATAATAGAATCCTTCAGCAATATTATATTTGCCAAAGGTTTCTATTCAATGTTATACACTCGGGCGCTTACGATATAACCATAAACCAGGAAGGGATAATCCGATTGATAGAGCGCCAACAATAAATGAAGCTCTTAAAAAGTTAGTGACTAATGTTTCAAATAATTCGGGGGTGTAGCCTAAATGAGAAATCTTTACAACAGAGATCATGGCTGTATAAGCACTAATGCCAGGAAACATGGGAATAACTGCTGCCACAGTAAATACTTTAGGGTGTGCAAGCCACGTTCTTGACCATTGGATCCCAATCGCCCCAACAAGAATAGCAGCAATAAAACTTGCCCATTCAATATTGAGACCTAACGTCATCATAGTCATACGGGAACCATGGCCAATAGCTCCGAGCAAGGCACAATATTTTAATGCCTTAACCGGCACATTAAATACCATTGCAAAGCCAACCGCTGGAATTGCCGCAAGCAACATATCTTCTAAAAGTGCGAATAAAAAACTCATGCCCATTCCCTTAAATTCCACACAGCCATTGCAATAACAACACCTATACAGGTCGCAAGCGTCAATAAACTGGCCATCGTCCATCGAGCGAGTCCGGTATTAACATGTCCTTTAAACATATCTGCTACCGCATTAATTAATGGAAAACCAGGTACTAATAACAATACGCTTGCTGCCATAGAAATACTTGCCGTCGGTGCAAAATAAGACATTTTAAGTAATAAGCCTGACACAGAAGTGGCGATAAAAGCAGTAATACAAAAATTAATTAATGGATTCATTTGTCGAGAAGTGAGTACCTGCCGAATATACATGGCGCAGCCACTCGCAATAAAGGTCACTAGTGAACCATCCCATCCCCCACCGTTTAATTTACTAAAACAGGCGCAAGATAGTGCTACCATTAAAACCATTATCCAACGTGGATAGCGTAGCGGTTTTATAGAAGATAACTTTTTCTGTAGATGTTTACGATCGAGTAAATGATGCTCAACTAATATCACGGCATGCTGTACTTCCGTGACGACATGCATATTAATTCCACGGTCAATAATACGTCGAGTAGAAGTTAAACAATGGTCGTTAATGATGGTTGTCAAAACCAATGAATTTGAAGAAATAGCACTAT of the Providencia stuartii genome contains:
- a CDS encoding toxin-antitoxin system YwqK family antitoxin, whose translation is MLKLNLLKPTLSFSFALLISGCQLLTPTSSQSDLNALNELKGYEFPSTQVPKGTPNGPYEFHYDNGQLESKSWVKNGCLDRYLEYFYENGKTKMYTPIQNCQVNGLVKIYHEDGRKDLEMTASNGKLTGPFKVYHDTKSNKLQASGVFKNGEPQGTISEFDENGQLIQKFNVINGKIVTAQ
- a CDS encoding endonuclease; its protein translation is MSRTDVFWCPKWVLSFLLLLFTFPLIAAPATFDEAKVLSKTKVYMDQNHQGEGTLYCGCEWNWAGKSGGVVDLASCGYQVRKQQNRAQRIEWEHIVPAWVFGHQRQCWQNGGRKNCVSTDAIFRKMEADMHNLAPSIGEVNGDRSNYSYAQLPANAAYVYGQCRSRVDFQQRVFEPRNEVKGQVARVYFYMHDRYNLSMSRQQQQLLMAWDKQYPPSQWEKQRDQRIAAVMGHHNPFVTGEMKWELGHKNSGQGIKTPEKASSQPMTKALKAETPKATTQVKGNRNSHKYHLSHCSGFKTTADKNAVMFVDESAAQAAGYELAGNCKP
- a CDS encoding threonine/serine exporter produces the protein MGMSFLFALLEDMLLAAIPAVGFAMVFNVPVKALKYCALLGAIGHGSRMTMMTLGLNIEWASFIAAILVGAIGIQWSRTWLAHPKVFTVAAVIPMFPGISAYTAMISVVKISHLGYTPELFETLVTNFLRASFIVGALSIGLSLPGLWLYRKRPSV
- a CDS encoding threonine/serine ThrE exporter family protein, encoding MKGYASDEWQGDHAVSEMQREITRLCMQCGLLLLQHGAESMLVEQLTTRLGIALGADQVDSAISSNSLVLTTIINDHCLTSTRRIIDRGINMHVVTEVQHAVILVEHHLLDRKHLQKKLSSIKPLRYPRWIMVLMVALSCACFSKLNGGGWDGSLVTFIASGCAMYIRQVLTSRQMNPLINFCITAFIATSVSGLLLKMSYFAPTASISMAASVLLLVPGFPLINAVADMFKGHVNTGLARWTMASLLTLATCIGVVIAMAVWNLREWA